The genomic region aatacaaagaaagaaaattacaggtcaatatcactgatgaatatagacacaaaaatcctgagcaaaatactagcaaactgaatctaaTAACACATTAAAAGATCTTACACCATGGTCAAGAGGGttttatttcagggatgcaaccattcttcaatatctgcaaatcaatcagtgtgatacactacattaacaagTTTAAGAATAAAAACTGTATGATCAAGAGATACAGgaaaagcctttgataaaattcaacactcatttaagataaaaactctccagaaagtgggtagGAGAGAACCTAACTCGACATAATAAAggctatgggcttctctggtagctcagctggtaaagaatccacctgcaatgcaggagaccccggtttgattcctgggttgggaagatcccctgaagaagggataaggctatccactccagtattcttaggcttccctggtggctcagatgataaagaatccatctgcagtgcgggagacctaggtttgatccctgggttggaaagatcccctggaggagggcaaggcaacccacctcagtattcttgcctggagaatccccatgggcagaggagccaggtgggctacagtccatggggttgcaaagagtcagacatgactgaatgactaaacacagCATGGCAAAGCACAGCACGTTACAaatctacagctaacatcatactcaacagtgaaaagctgaaaacatttcctctaagatcaagaacaacacaagaatgtccactctcaccacttttattcaatatagttttggtaatcctagccacagcaatcagagaagaaatagaaaaacaaggactcaaaattggaaaagaagtacaaTGGTCACTGCTTGCATATGACAAGatattatatgtagaaaatccaaaagatgCTACCAGATAagtactagagctcatcaatgaatttggtaaagttgcaggatacaaaattaatatacagaaatctgttgtatttctaAACACTAATAAtggaagatcagaaagagaaattaaggaaacaattccatttaccatcacattgaaaagaaaaaaattgcctaggaataaacctatctaaggaggcaaaagatctgtactttgaaaactataacatactgatgaaagaaatcagagattacataaacagatggagagatatactatgttcttagattggaagagtcaatgttgtcaaaatgactatactactcaaggcaatctacagaattAATGAAATTTCTATCAAagtaccaatagcatttttcatagaattaaaacaaaaaaatttatatggaaataaattttttgtgtttccttgtatggaaacacaaaagaccccaaataagcAAGCAATCcggagaaagaaaagcagagctgGAAGAATCATACTCCTTCACTTCTGACTATACtagaaagctacagtaatcaaaacagtgtggtactggcacaaaatcagaaataaagattaatggaataggatagagagtccagaaacaaacctacacacctatagtcaattaatctacaacaaaagatgcaagactatacaatggaggaaaaacaatctcttcaataggtggtgctggggaaactgaacagctacatgtaaaagaatgaaatcagaacattctctaagatcatttacaaaaataaattaaaaatggattaaagacctaaatgtaagatcagatactataaaactcctaaaggaaaacagagcactttgacataaattgaagaaatatCCTTTTGAATTTGTctcctacagtaatggaaataaaagcaaaaataacaaatggggcctagtaaaacttaaaagcttctgcatagcaaaggggaccataaaaaaataacaaaaaacaaacaacctataGAATGAGTGAACATATTTGTAAACAATGAAAATGATAAGGAATTAATCTTCAAATTATAGAAAAAAAGGTATGAAACTCCATATcaacaattcaaaaaaaaaaaaaaaaaaaaggagcagatctcaaaagacatttctccaaagaagatatacaaatgaccaaaagGCATATGAAAAGACATTCACAAAGCtaattagtcagttcagttcagtcgctcagtcatgtccgactctttgcaaccccatgaatcgcagcacgccaggcctccctgtccatcaccaactcctggagtttacccaaactcatgtccatcgagtgggtgatgccatccagccatctcaccctctgtcgtccccttctcctcctgcccccaatccctcccagcatcagggtctttcactttcactctttcctctttcactttcatcaagaggctctttagttcctcttcactctctgccataaggctagtgtcatctacatatttgaggttattgatatttctcctggcaatcttgattccagcttgtgcttcctccagcccactgtttctcatgatgtactctgcatataagttaaataaacagggtgacaacatacagccttgacttatttcttttcctacttggaaccggGCTGAATAATTCTTTGTCCTGGGAGGGCTATACTGttatcctgtgcattgtaggatgtgtagcagcatctctggcctctactCATTCAgttcagattcagttcagttcagtcactcaatcatgtctgactctttgcgaccccatgaactgcagcacgccaggcctccctgtccatcaccaactcctggagtttacccgaactcacgtccattgagttggtgatgccatccaaccatctcatcctctgtcatcccttctcctctcgccttcaatctttcccagcatcagggtcttttcataagtgtcagctcttcgcatcaggcggccaaagtattggagtttcagcttcagcatcagtccttcctttgcTTACATCATTTCATTTATCGAAACCCTAGTGTGCTTTCTCTTATATTTTAGTTTGGAGCATATTTTCCTCTAGTTTTTAGAAAGTTTTCATGAAATGTCATGGTTCTTTATGCAATTTTAATTCTATCTTTCATGGAGTCATTTGAATACTATTTCAAATGCTTTCTCTCTCCTCACTCAGTCCTGTGAAACTTTGAATACGTATAGAATTCTTTACCTATTGGCCTTGGTGGAAGTGGGAAAAATGTTTGCAATTTCCTTTTGCCTAGGTTTCAGATAATTAGCAGATTTCAGTTACAGAAAAATTCTTCAAGTATAGCAGTGACAGTTACTAGCTCTTTACTTTTAAAGCTAAATATTCTTCAGTATTTAATTCACCCTGGCTCTACACCTATAAACAGAGGCTAACTCCTTAGAGATGCAGAGTAAACTTAAGAGGTACAACTGACACTTGGCTATAATATTTCAATGTTTACTTCTGGGGTCTTCAGTTAAATATACACAATTTTACCATAGCTCTAGATGTCTCCATGGAACAAATGCGTAAAACACAGAAAGAGAATGACTTCCTTGTATTATTTGCCAtttattgtgaaagtgaaagttgctcagtagtgtccgactctttgtgaccccatgttctatacagtccatggaattctccaggccagaataatggagtgggtagcctttcccttctccagaggatcttcccaacccagggatcaaacccaggtctcccaaattctttaccagctgagccaccatgaaagccCTTAATAAAggctaaaatgtttttaatgataTATATCATATAGTAAAAATTTCAGCCAGGTCTTGACAATATATTCAGCCTGTGTCACTATTTGTGCTATGGAGTTGTTGTGTAAGGGATCACTTCACTTTATTTCCCTCAGACTCCTTTTTAAATGCCTCTTTATTCTAGAGTCCTTTTTAAAGTTAGTGACTAAGTGTGTATTTACCCTATtagtatttttcataattttgtagatttggggttttgtttatttttatatgaaaattcgGCAATGAGGTGCACTATTTCACAGTTTCCAAATGGTCAAGGATATCTATAGTGCTGGACATTTCATTACATATCATGTCAATCTATCCAGACTGTACCATGTCTCAGTACCTCTACCTTTATCACTCTGATCTAAGTCAGTATCATCTCTTGCTAGAATTATTGCAATAACTTCTAATAATTCCCCTGACTCTATACTTGAAGCTCTGAAGGATGAAGCAGCCAGAGTGATCCATTTTCAGCTCACACTGAAAATGTAAGCCTGTTGTTCCTGGGTTCAAAATCCAGTTGCTTATCTCATTCTGTATAATAACCAAAGTCTTTAtaagagggtgtgtgtgtatatatatatatatatatacatatatatatgtgtgggtgtatatataagagggtgtgtgtgtgtatatatatatatatataatttcgaGTAATGAGTCAGAAGCAAAATAAGCATGTGTTAAAATTCTGACAAAGTTTGCACAGCTCAGCTTTGATGGACTTATTTAAATAAACTTAGAAATGCTGTGCTACCATATATTATGTTAAACCAAGACTAGAGTTTTACATTCACTGTCATAATGACATAACGAATTTATTGTAGAGTATTCATTCTGCTTTGAACTAGAAGTGGTAAATATTACTATCCATCTATTGTTTAATTTTCTTAGCATAGATTCTGTTGCTCAAAAAATTCACTGTAAACAGAAGTtgaagaaaagatgaaagagaagaaaaaactatttttcaaaaaataaatacagttatGTAAAACTTTAAGTTCTTTTAAGTTCCTTATGGATATGGGGTGTGGTATGTGTTGCAGCATATACAGTGTTCCTTACTGTGGGTCACAGttgaaaatgtgaaagaaacTTCTGTAAGTGACCTACCCTTGCCATTTAGTTATTCTCCCTTCACTCACATTCCACAACTCAGCTCCCAGGACCCAGACAATCAGTCTTTCAAAACATGAAACTGATTGAGGAAGCAATTTATAATAATTACCAGAGGGCAATTTTAAAAGGGCAACCATAGGGAAGTTCAAAGGGAAAAGAGCAGCAAATTCTGGGAAgtggggaaaggaggaggaaTAATGGGatgggaagaaaaagagagaggagagggaaagggggaaaAGTTTTTCCTAGCCCCGAGACCATAAGTGGctgaagaaaattaaagaggaagACATAGGAAGAAAAGAGGCGTGAGAATGTAATGAGGTTTCAGCAGCATAATACTAATCACAGAGAGAATCCTCgtgtttctcagctctttgtattCCAAGAACAGTTCCTTTGGTTTCTCCTGAGAGATATGTGACCTCATACATGTTTGTTCTCAAAGATACTGTGTGTTTGCTCTTGAAGATTCTGCCGTCTTTGCACAGCCCTGGAAGAGAGCCGAAGGAAGGGTAGAATGTGGGCAAGCGGCAGCATCCAATGGGAAGACTCAGTTCAGCCCTCACTTAGCACGTCTCCTATTAGGTGCTGAGAGGAATTCCTGACCACGAGGCATGCTTTGTTAAAAGGAGCCAGACAGATTCTCCCTGTTCTTAAGGCCTTAAAAAAGTGTTccatattttgtatttctaataGTTACTTCACATAAAGGTTATTCCTTAGGATTTGAAGCTCAAGAGTACTGTAATATTTGAATATAAATGCTTCATAGttaattccttttctcttttcaaaagtgAATTCCGCTACCTCCTAAGTGAAAGACAAAGTGGACTTGCTATCAGTgtgcataataaaataaaagtaggaTAAAGAAAAGTGTTTCTCTGAGTTTGATCATCAGCACTGAACATCAGTAATTAAGGGCATCACAATACAGGCATCACTAAAGTGGTCTTTCTATAACTCACTAACTGTCTGCATACTCTCCTCATTGCCACTTTCATTTCTTGATTCCTGAATGTATAAATGACTGGATTCAGGAAAGGAGTGAGAACTGCATAAAAGATGGCCAAAAACTTATCCAGATGTGTGGAAGGAAATGGCCATGTATAGATAAAAATCAAAGGACCAAAGAACAGAGCTACTGCAGTGATGTGAGCTGAAAGTGTGGACAGAGCCTTAGATGAACTGCCTGAAGAGTGTTTCTGAACGGTGAGAATGATGACAATGTAGGAAATGATCAGAATGAAGATGGAGCCAATAGAGATGAATCCACTGTTGGCCATGACCATAAACTCTAGTTGGTAGGTGTCTATGCAGGCAAGTTTGATCAACCGAGGAAGGTCACAATAAAAGCTGTCCAACACATTTGGGCCACAGAAGGGTAAGTTTACCACAAAAGGCAGCTGAACCATGGAGTGGATAAAGCCTATTATCCAGGCAGCCACTAAAAAGGAGATGCACATTCTAGGGTTCATGATGGTCAGATAAGGGAGAGGCCTACATATTGCAACATATCTGTCAAAGGCCATGGCTATGAGCAGCACCATCTCCACACCACCAACgatgtggataaagaagatttgagCGATGCAGCCTCTAAAGGAGATGACTTTATGCTTTCTGAAAAGGTCATAAATCATCTTAGGAGAAGTGACAGAAGAAACTCCCAGGTCAATGAAAGAGAGGTTGGCCAACAGAAAGTACATGGGGGAGTGTAAGTGAGGGTCACAAGTCACAGTGAGTATAATGAGGGAGTTTCCCATCATGCTTGCCACACAAAGTGTGGATGAGAACACAAAGAGGAGTAGCTGGAtctcccaggagttggtgagtcCCAGAAGCACAAACTCTGACACCACAGACTGATTTGCTTCATCCATTAGCTTTGTTAGTATTACTACCTGAAGGAggacaacagaaaaaaatgtaaatcatgATAATTATGTTAACTATAAATTAGAAGAAAAGGGATTACAGTTATAAAAGCCTATTTCTACATTAGCATTAGAACTGACCTAATATGCTCGTGACCTTAAAATGTCTTTACACAGGAAAATTGATGGCTATCATATGGGGCTCTTCTTAGCACCTTATTTTTTCTGcacttaatatcctctgcttcttccCAGGGTTGATGCCCTATATTACTCATGAGATACAAGATGTTCAGCATTAGTATAAGGAATTCAACCTCAACCCTTTGAATTTGGGTTCAAAACCAATACGATCCAATTCTGTTACAATGAACTAATCATTACTGCCATCTGTTTCAAGCCTACAAACTTTCACTTGGCCCCGCCCATGGGAACACATTCATCTTCAATATTATTTAAAGGTTTACCATAGCCACACAGTTTTGGCTTACTATTACtagcatttattttattgtcCCTGTATCATAGTGAACTGATAACAATTCTAACTTACCAAGTAAGCTTCTTGAAGGCAGGGATTTTGGCTTATTCATATTTGTACTCCCTGAAAAGTGGTCCAGAGAGGTGCAGGTCCATGAATTGTCTATTACCAGTTTGTATCATACCAGGTAGAGAGTTTGTGAGtcagtatttaaaaatttctctagCAATTTGATATACAGTGATGCCAAGTTTTGTGCTTTACAAAAGTAATAGTCCATGAAGAactagaaataaagggaaaaatcgTATCCTTCAACACAGGTAATTTGAGAAACATTGTTTTAGGGTTCTTAGCATATGATCTGAAAATCTTAAAACTATGAAATGCACAATGTAGTGGAAACCATTTTGTACAAATCTCTATATAAAGACTTATCCCAGTATCATGTGATTATTAATTCTAGAGATACAACATAACTTAACGAAGGGAAAATGGGTTTTGGATTTAGATTTCAAGATTTATACTAAAGTTCATCCATGCTTTATGGTATATAGCATCATATGGTATATAGCATTATGGTATATAAAGATAGCTTTGTCTTGGACAAGTTGCTTAAATTCATTGAGCTTCAGTTTATTTACCTATGCAATTGCAATTAGTAGAATAATGCATCTAGACATAAGGTGatagtaagtattcaataaatattatatcCACTTTATTTCACTTGCCCTCATAGCACTCAGTACATGAGACATAAAGAGTGAATAAGAAAATACTATTGACATATAGGGAGTAGCAGACTTTTATATCAGAAAATATGTTtcataaataattaagaaaaatattaatatttgcattttcttagaAATTACCTTGTATAAGTTTAATTGATTTGCTCTCAAAGCAACTGTATTCTAGCAGCACTTAACAGATATGTAATTTATTATTTGTTCAATTTCTCCTTCCCACCTAGGCTGCAAGTTCTACAAAGTTAAGAACTGCATCTGCCTTCCTCAATCCCATTCACTGAAAATTTACAATCACAAATAATTGTTTGCTAAAAGTCTGAATAACAAGTACAGTTGTCCCTTGAACAATATGAATTTGAACTTTGTGAGTCCATTTACATGtggatttttcaataaatatatatacctgTAGAACACTGTGCAAAACTTATATTGAAGTGGATAGCCTGTCCTTATATAGACATAAAgtgattaatatttaatataaattaataatgtACTAATTTCCTTAATCTTTCATAACTTGGCTTTCTAAAATTACTATATAGTAATTGGAGACACTACCTATCAGTCTGTGATCACAAGtaagtatgttttaaaaaatctgacaaTGTTCCCAATGCTAAGTTATAAATATTATTGTGATGATATATaccataaagggcttccctgagaggtcagttggtaaagaatcagcctgcaatgcaggagaccctggtttgattcctgggtcaggaagattcactggagaaggtacaggctatgcactccagtattcttgggcttccctgtggctcagctggtagagaatccatctgcaatgatagacctgggttctatccctgagttaggaagaacccctgaagaaggacaaggctatccactccagtgttccaaGAGTATATattctggccttggagtacaaaataaaatagggcaaaggctaacagagttttgccaagagaatgcactggtcatagcaaacactctcctccaaacaacacaagagaagactctacacatggacgtcaccagatggtcaatagcgaaatcagattgattatattctttgcagccgaagatggagaagctctatatagtcaacaaaatcaagaccaggagctgactgtggctcagatcatgaactccttattgccaaatgcagacttaaattgaagaaagtaggaaaaccaataggccattcaggtatgacctaaatcaaatcccttatgattatacagtgaaagtgacaaataaagggactagatctgatagacagagtgcctgaagaattatgtacagaggttcatgacattgtacaggaggcagtgatcaaggccatactcaagaaaaagaaatggaaaaaggcaaatggttgtctgaggaggccttacaaatagctgagaaaagaagagaagctaaaggcaaaggagaaaaggaaagatatacacatttgaatgcagagttccgaagaataggaaggagagataagaaagccttcttcagtgatcaacacaaagaaatagaggaaaacagtagaatgggaaagactagatatcagttcaagaaaattagaggtaccaagggaacatttcattcaaagctgggcacaataaaagatagaaatggtatggacctaacagaagcagaagatgttaagaagagatggcaagaatacacagaagaactatacaaaaaagatctttatgactgagataaccatgatggtgtgatcactcacctagagtcagacatcctggagtctgaagtcaagtgggccttaggaagcatctctatgaacaaagccagtggagatgatagaattccagctgagctatttcaaatccataaagatgatgctgttaaagtgctgcactctatataccagcaaatttggaaaattcagcagtgaccacaggactggaaaaggtgttttcattccaatcccaaagaaaggtcatgtcagagaatgttcaaactattgcataattgcactcctcgcacatgctagcaaagtaatgctcacaattctccaagccagacttcaacagtacatgaaccgtgaacttccagatgttcaagctggatttagaaaaggtggaggaaccagagatcaaatggccaacatccattggatcatcaaaaaagcaagagagttcctgaaaaacatctacttctacttcattggctacatcaaagcctttgactgtgtggatcacagcaaactctggaaaattcttcaagagatgggaatactagaccacctgatctgcctcctgacaaatctgtatgcaggtcaagaggcaatagttagaactggaaatggaacaacagactggttccaaatagggaaaggagtacgtcaaggctgtgtattgtcaccctgattatttaatatatgcagagtatgtcatgcgaaatgctgggctggataaaggaaaagttggaatccagattgctgggagaaatatcagtaaccttagatacacagatgatgccacccttatggcagaaagtgaagaagaactaaagagcctcttgatgaaagtgaaagaggagagtgaaaaagctggctcaaaactcaacattcaaaaaacgatgatcatggcatcttgtcccatcacttcatggcaaatagatggggaaacaatggaaacagtgacagaatttatttttctggggtccAAAATCATTGGAGATAGTGCTtgaggccatgaaattaaaagacgcctgctccttggaagaaaagctatgaccaagctaaacagcatattaaaaagccgaggcattactttgctgaaaaaggtctgtctagtcaaagctatggttttttcagtagtcatgtatggatgtgtgagctggcccataaagaaagctgagtgccgaagaattgatgtttttgagctctggtattggagaagactcttgagaggcctttGAACTGCAAgcaggtcaaaccagtcaatcctaaagcaaatcagtcctgaatattcactggaaggactgatgctatagctgaaactccaatcctttggccacctgatgttgaagaactgacttattggaaaagatcctgatgctggggattgaaggcaggaggagaaggtgacgacagatgagatggttggatggcatcactgactcgatggacatgagtttgagcaagctttgggacag from Dama dama isolate Ldn47 chromosome 12, ASM3311817v1, whole genome shotgun sequence harbors:
- the LOC133066855 gene encoding olfactory receptor 4F3/4F16/4F29-like, producing the protein MDEANQSVVSEFVLLGLTNSWEIQLLLFVFSSTLCVASMMGNSLIILTVTCDPHLHSPMYFLLANLSFIDLGVSSVTSPKMIYDLFRKHKVISFRGCIAQIFFIHIVGGVEMVLLIAMAFDRYVAICRPLPYLTIMNPRMCISFLVAAWIIGFIHSMVQLPFVVNLPFCGPNVLDSFYCDLPRLIKLACIDTYQLEFMVMANSGFISIGSIFILIISYIVIILTVQKHSSGSSSKALSTLSAHITAVALFFGPLIFIYTWPFPSTHLDKFLAIFYAVLTPFLNPVIYTFRNQEMKVAMRRVCRQLVSYRKTTLVMPVL